A DNA window from Dunckerocampus dactyliophorus isolate RoL2022-P2 chromosome 17, RoL_Ddac_1.1, whole genome shotgun sequence contains the following coding sequences:
- the ddx54 gene encoding ATP-dependent RNA helicase DDX54 encodes MAQRKKKLTKKKRREPEVDSDGGDFELAAEIKDDDFPGRKLLQFPATSDYLSDVEPDTRELVRAQNKKKKKSGGFQSMGLCYPVFKGVMKKGYKVPTPIQRKTIPVILDGKDIVAMARTGSGKTAAFLVPMFEKLKAPQAQTGARALILTPTRELALQTMKFTKELGKFTRLKTALILGGDRMEDQFAALHENPDIIIGTPGRLMHVIQEMNLKLQNVEYVVFDEADRLFEMGFAEQVQEIIRRLPDTRQTLLFSATLPKLLVEFARAGLTEPVLIRLDVDSKLSDQIKLSFFHLRVDDKPALLLHLLRNVVKPQEQTVVFVATKHHVEYLKELLLSEGVECAYIYSALDQTARKINIGKFVHRKAMVLIVTDVAARGIDIPLLDNVINYNFPSKSKLFLHRVGRVGRAGRSGTAYSMVCPDEMAFVYDLHLFLGRPVQLATSAHTPDLDGVFGRVPQSILDDEGGNLITTHSNLMDLQNLHRISENAYKQYLKSRPNPSAESIRRVKNMDLSCMAVHPLLGSGLEKTEFERLQIVDAIKGYKSKATIFEINSSCKTPASEVMRAKRSKDSRLVDKFSRDRESLAAQGHLHQTSNIPACEEASETCKDDDALQEVFSEVVGGKRKGHQDGGENCPKDKRGRQTGKDEEYYIPYRPKDFNSERGLSLAGEGSAFEKQASSAVLDLMGDEGDRLNQHKKIMKWDRKRKRFIMETGKGDQKKKIKLDGGQVISNKKNKKNFYEEWKKRYRIDDGGSGSDGEGGAAAGGGGRKPPRGRGRGRPSSSGPQRTSSGRAVRSELKSSQQILKQRKKREKHQFLQSGGLKNLRKKNKKWLGEVKKSGFGRGGQKKGKMKKRL; translated from the exons ATGGCgcagaggaagaagaagctgacaaaaaagaaaagaagagagCCTGAGGTGGACTCTGACGGTGGGGACTTCGAACTAGCTGCAGAAATCAAAGACGATGATTTC CCAGGGAGGAAACTGTTGCAGTTCCCTGCCACTTCCGACTACCTGTCGGATGTGGAGCCTGACACCAGGGAGCTGGTCCGAGCacagaacaagaagaagaagaagtccgGAGGATTTCAGTCCATGG GACTCTGTTACCCGGTATTCAAAGGGGTCATGAAGAAAGGTTACAAAGTCCCAACTCCAATCCAAAGAAAG ACTATCCCAGTCATTTTGGATGGCAAAGATATTGTAGCCATGGCTCGGACAGGCAGCGGAAAGACGGCTGCCTTCCTGGTGCCCATGTTTGAGAAGCTGAAGGCGCCGCAAGCCCAGACGGGAGCCAGGGCTCTCATCCTGACACCCACCAGGGAGCTGGCCCTTCAGACCATGAAGTTCACAAAGGag TTGGGTAAGTTCACCCGCTTGAAGACTGCATTGATCCTAGGTGGAGACAG AATGGAGGACCAGTTTGCTGCATTGCACGAAAACCCTGACAT AATCATTGGTACCCCTGGACGTCTCATGCACGTCATCCAGGAAATGAACCTGAAGTTGCAAAACGTGGAGTACGTGGTGTTTGATGAGGCAGACAG GTTGTTTGAAATGGGCTTTGCCGAGCAGGTCCAGGAGATCATCCGGAGGCTTCCTGACACCAGACAGACTCTGCTGTTCTCTGCCACTCTGCCCAAACTGCTGGTGGAGTTCGCTCGAGCTG GGCTAACTGAACCTGTACTGATTCGTTTGGATGTGGACTCCAAGCTCAGTGACCAGATCAAG CTGTCTTTCTTCCATTTACGAGTGGATGACAAGCCGGCCTTACTTCTCCACCTCCTGAGGAATGTCGTAAAACCTCAGGAGCAGACAGTGGTCTTTGTAGCCACCAAACATCACGTAGAGTACCTTAAGGAG CTGTTGTTGTCAGAAGGAGTGGAGTGCGCATACATCTACAGCGCCCTTGATCAGACGGCCAGGAAGATAAACATTGGGAAGTTTGTGCACCGCAAAGCCATGGTGCTCATTGTTACTGATGTTGCAGCTCGCGGTATAGACATCCCCCTGCTGGACAATGTCATCAACTACAACTTTCCCTCCAAGTCGAAGCTCTTCTTGCACAGAGTTG GTCGCGTGGGTCGAGCGGGTCGCAGCGGCACAGCCTACAGTATGGTTTGTCCTGACGAGATGGCTTTTGTCTATGACCTACACCTTTTCCTTGGAAGACCTGTTCAGCTGGCCACATCGGCGCACACACCAG ATTTAGATGGTGTGTTTGGTCGTGTCCCTCAGAGCATCCTGGACGATGAAGGGGGCAACCTGATTACGACACATAGCAACTTGATGGACCTACAGAACCTGCACCGGATCTCTGAGAACGCTTACAAGCAGTACCTCAAGTCTAGACCTAACCCCTCTGCAGAGTCCATCAGACGAGTGAAAAACATGGATCTGTCTTGCATGGCCGTCCATCCCTTACTGG gttctggtttggagaaaaCTGAATTTGAGCGCCTTCAGATAGTTGATGCCATCAAGGGCTACAAATCCAAAGCA ACCATCTTTGAAATCAACTCCAGCTGCAAGACGCCTGCCAGTGAGGTGATGCGGGCCAAACGCTCTAAGGACTCGAGGCTGGTGGACAAGTTCAGCAGAGACAGAGAAAGTCTGGCTGCACAGGGGCACCTTCATCAGACAAGCAATATTCCAGCCTGTGAAGAGGCTTCAGAAACTTGCAAAGACGATGATGCACTACAG GAGGTCTTCTCAGAGGTAGTTGGAGGAAAGAGGAAAGGCCATCAGGATGGAGGAGAAAACTGTCCAAAGGACAAGCGAGGCAGACAGACGGGCAAAGATGAGGAGTACTACATCCCCTACAGACCGAAAGACTTCAACTCAGAAAGAGG GTTAAGTCTGGCCGGAGAGGGCAGCGCCTTTGAAAAGCAAGCGTCCTCTGCCGTCCTGGACCTCATGGGAGACGAAGGAGACAGATTAAACCAGCACAAGAAAATCATGAAATG GGACAGAAAGAGGAAACGCTTCATAATGGAAACGGGAAAGGGGGACCAGAAGAAGAAGATAAAACTGGATGGTGGTCAAGTCATCAGCAAcaagaagaacaaaaagaactt TTATGAGGAGTGGAAGAAGAGGTACAGGATTGATGACGGCGGGTCGGGCTCAGATGGAGAAGGAGgtgcagcagcaggaggaggagggaggaagcCACCAAgag GGCGTGGTCGTGGGCGCCCAAGCTCCTCGGGACCGCAGCGCACGTCAAGCGGCCGAGCAGTGCGCTCCGAGCTGAAGTCCAGCCAGCAAATCCTGAAGCAGCGCAAAAAGCGAGAGAAGCACCAGTTCCTGCAGAGCGGAGGTCTTAAGAACCTGcgcaagaagaacaaaaaatggCTTGGAGAAGTTAAGAAGTCTGGTTTTGGTCGCGGCGGACAGAAGAAGGGCAAGATGAAGAAGAGACTGTGA